The following proteins come from a genomic window of Dromaius novaehollandiae isolate bDroNov1 unplaced genomic scaffold, bDroNov1.hap1 HAP1_SCAFFOLD_27, whole genome shotgun sequence:
- the LOC135326311 gene encoding olfactory receptor 14A16-like, producing the protein MYFFLLNLSLLDLGSISEMVPKSMANSLWNTTAISYSGCAAQVFLLLFLFAAEYSLLTVMAYDRYIAICRPLHYGTLMGSRACVKMAAAAWGGGFLNALLHTANTFSIPLCQGNTVDQFFCEIPQILKFSCSDSYLREVALLVIGGCLVFVCFIFIVLSYVQIFTAVLRIPSEQGRHKAFSMCLPHLAVVSLFVSTGMFAYLKPPSISSPSLDLVVTVLYAVVPPAVNPLIYSLRNKELKEALKKLMQWVQGQRQ; encoded by the coding sequence atgtacttcttcctcctcaatctctccctccttgacctcgGCTCCATCTCTGAAatggtccccaaatccatggccaattccctgtggaacaccacgGCCATTTcttactcgggatgtgctgcccaggtcttcctgcttctcttcctgtTTGCAGccgagtattctctcctcacagtcatggcctatgaccgctacattgccatctgcagacccctgcactacgggaccctcatgggcagcagagcttgtgtcaaaatggcagcagctgcctggggcggtggttttctcaatgctctcctgcacactgctaatacattttccataccactctgccaaggcaacacagtggaccagttcttctgtgagattccccagatcctcaagttctcctgctcagactcctacctcagggaagttgccCTTCTTGTGATCGGTGGCTGTTTagtctttgtgtgtttcattttcattgtgctgtcctacgtgcagatcttcactgctgtgctgaggatcccctctgagcagggccgccacaaagccttttccatgtgcctcccacacctggccgtcgTCTCCCTGTtcgtcagcactggcatgtttgcgtacctgaagcccccctccatctcctccccatctctggatctggtggtgactgttctgtatgcggtggtgcctccagcagtgaatcccctcatctacagtttgaggaacaaggagctcaaggaggcactgaagaaactgatgcAGTGGGTACAAGGTCAGCGCCAATAA